In a single window of the Cupriavidus basilensis genome:
- a CDS encoding biotin-dependent carboxyltransferase family protein, whose product MSIEVIKPGALSTFQDLGRNGYQQLGVPANGAMDERAHRLANALAGNAAAQATLEITLMGPTLRFHVPAVIAVCGADLDATLDGAPMPMDRAVPVAAGAVLAFGKRRSGLRAYLAAQGGFALTPVMGSCSTFVRGGYGGAAGKPLRKGEHIALRGGVPAPVRDAGSPASPALPVFPADVLTAPDQPLRIVAGREWARFTDAARHALVSEPFRIGAQSDRMGYRLEGSPLALAAPAEMLSEAVAFGTIQVPPDGQPIVLMADRQTTGGYPKIAHVCAVDLPRLAQKMPGEAVRFALIDLREAQRLAMLQDAVFDAMDTATAGEHAHG is encoded by the coding sequence ATGAGCATCGAAGTCATCAAGCCCGGTGCGTTGAGCACCTTCCAGGATCTCGGCCGCAACGGCTACCAGCAACTCGGCGTGCCGGCCAATGGCGCCATGGACGAGCGAGCCCACCGGCTGGCGAACGCGCTGGCCGGCAACGCCGCGGCGCAAGCCACGCTGGAGATCACGCTGATGGGCCCCACGCTGCGGTTCCATGTGCCGGCCGTGATCGCCGTGTGCGGCGCGGATCTGGATGCCACGCTGGACGGCGCGCCCATGCCGATGGACCGTGCGGTGCCCGTCGCCGCAGGCGCGGTGCTGGCCTTCGGCAAGCGCCGCAGCGGCTTGCGCGCTTACCTTGCGGCGCAGGGCGGCTTTGCGCTGACGCCGGTCATGGGCAGTTGCAGCACCTTTGTGCGCGGCGGCTATGGCGGCGCGGCGGGCAAGCCGTTGCGCAAGGGCGAGCACATTGCCTTGCGTGGCGGCGTGCCCGCACCGGTCCGCGATGCCGGTTCCCCGGCGTCTCCGGCGCTTCCGGTGTTTCCAGCCGATGTCCTCACCGCGCCCGATCAGCCCCTGCGCATCGTCGCCGGGCGCGAATGGGCGCGCTTTACCGACGCCGCCAGGCACGCGCTGGTCAGCGAGCCGTTTCGCATTGGCGCGCAATCCGACCGCATGGGTTATCGCCTGGAGGGCTCGCCGCTCGCGCTGGCGGCGCCTGCCGAGATGCTGTCCGAGGCGGTGGCCTTCGGCACGATCCAGGTGCCGCCCGACGGTCAGCCCATCGTGCTGATGGCGGACCGCCAGACCACCGGCGGCTATCCCAAGATTGCCCATGTGTGCGCGGTGGACCTGCCGCGCCTGGCGCAAAAGATGCCGGGCGAGGCGGTGCGCTTTGCCTTGATCGATCTGCGCGAAGCCCAGCGCCTTGCCATGCTGCAGGACGCGGTATTCGACGCCATGGATACGGCAACGGCAGGGGAGCACGCGCATGGCTGA
- a CDS encoding LamB/YcsF family protein, whose protein sequence is MAEIDFNSDMGESFGIYRLGDDAAVLPHVTSANIACGFHAGDAQTMAATVRAAIALGVSLGAHPGFPDLQGFGRRAMQLGREEIYNITVYQVGALQAFAAAAGSRLAHVKPHGALYNQAARDGVMARALCEAVRDVDPSLVFYGLAGSALVTAARETGLAVAQEVFADRTYQDDGSLTPRSHPAAMITDVDASIAQVLRMVRDGVVRSLGGVDVPVRADTLCIHGDQPGAAGFARRIRAALEAEGITVRAPQSR, encoded by the coding sequence ATGGCTGAGATCGATTTCAACAGCGATATGGGCGAGAGCTTTGGCATCTACCGCCTTGGCGACGATGCGGCCGTGCTGCCGCATGTCACCTCCGCCAACATTGCCTGCGGTTTTCACGCGGGTGATGCGCAGACCATGGCAGCCACCGTGCGCGCCGCCATTGCGCTCGGGGTCTCGCTCGGCGCGCATCCGGGCTTTCCGGATCTGCAAGGCTTTGGACGGCGCGCCATGCAGCTTGGCCGCGAGGAGATCTACAACATCACGGTCTACCAGGTTGGCGCCCTGCAGGCGTTTGCCGCCGCGGCCGGCAGCCGGCTCGCGCATGTGAAGCCGCACGGCGCGCTGTACAACCAGGCCGCGCGCGATGGCGTCATGGCGCGCGCCTTGTGCGAGGCGGTGCGCGATGTGGATCCGTCGCTGGTGTTCTACGGCCTGGCCGGCTCCGCGCTGGTCACGGCCGCGCGCGAGACCGGGCTCGCGGTGGCGCAGGAAGTCTTTGCCGATCGCACGTATCAGGACGATGGCTCGCTGACCCCGCGCAGCCATCCCGCCGCCATGATCACCGACGTGGACGCGTCCATCGCGCAGGTATTGCGCATGGTGCGCGACGGTGTGGTGCGCTCGCTCGGCGGCGTGGATGTGCCGGTCCGGGCGGACACGCTTTGCATCCACGGCGACCAGCCAGGCGCGGCGGGGTTTGCCCGCCGCATCCGCGCCGCGCTGGAGGCAGAGGGCATCACGGTGCGCGCACCGCAATCACGATAG
- the pxpB gene encoding 5-oxoprolinase subunit PxpB: MIAQDTQHAAPAAPATQASWRIAPSGDRCLIVEFGTVADIAINRQACAAAVRIAAAALPGVTDIVPALTTVGVHYQPIAVARATGTSAPFEALSAMIGELLREGLSSNAGAPLVIDIPVCYGGEHGPDLDDVAATCGLSPEQVIALHSAEPVDVLMLGFAPGHPYVGRFDERLSPPRRSTPRTAVAAGSIGLANRQTVIYPMTLPGGWNLIGRTPVALFDPHRASPCLLAAGDRVRFVPISSDVFASMLAGGGVQP; encoded by the coding sequence ATGATCGCGCAGGACACGCAACACGCCGCACCGGCCGCACCGGCCACGCAAGCATCCTGGCGGATCGCGCCGTCCGGCGATCGCTGCCTGATTGTCGAGTTCGGCACGGTGGCGGATATCGCCATCAATCGCCAAGCCTGCGCGGCAGCGGTGCGGATCGCCGCTGCGGCCTTGCCCGGCGTGACCGACATCGTGCCCGCCCTGACGACCGTGGGCGTGCACTACCAGCCCATTGCCGTGGCCCGCGCGACGGGGACCAGCGCCCCGTTCGAGGCGCTCTCGGCCATGATCGGCGAACTCCTGCGCGAAGGGCTGTCGTCAAACGCGGGCGCGCCGCTGGTGATCGATATTCCCGTCTGCTATGGCGGCGAGCACGGCCCCGACCTGGACGATGTGGCAGCCACCTGTGGCCTGTCGCCCGAGCAGGTCATCGCGCTGCATAGCGCCGAGCCGGTGGATGTGCTGATGCTGGGCTTCGCGCCGGGGCATCCCTATGTGGGCCGCTTCGACGAGCGCCTTTCGCCGCCGCGCCGCAGCACGCCGCGTACCGCGGTGGCGGCGGGCTCGATTGGCCTGGCCAATCGGCAGACCGTGATCTATCCCATGACCTTGCCGGGCGGCTGGAACCTGATCGGGCGTACGCCCGTGGCGCTGTTCGACCCGCATCGCGCGTCGCCGTGCCTGCTGGCCGCCGGCGATCGTGTGCGCTTCGTGCCGATCTCTTCCGACGTATTTGCATCCATGCTGGCGGGCGGAGGCGTGCAACCATGA
- a CDS encoding acetyl-CoA carboxylase biotin carboxyl carrier protein subunit translates to MPHTKSPISIVADTAGTLWKRVAQPGEMQVKDATLLIIESMKMEIPLEAGSAGYIESYCVAEGEVVEEGQVLGIFIPVA, encoded by the coding sequence ATGCCCCACACAAAATCCCCCATATCCATCGTGGCAGACACCGCCGGCACCCTCTGGAAGCGCGTGGCGCAGCCCGGCGAGATGCAGGTAAAGGATGCCACGCTGCTGATTATCGAATCCATGAAAATGGAAATACCGCTTGAGGCCGGATCGGCCGGTTATATCGAATCGTATTGCGTGGCCGAGGGTGAAGTGGTGGAAGAAGGGCAGGTATTGGGAATTTTTATTCCTGTCGCTTGA